The Salvelinus alpinus chromosome 10, SLU_Salpinus.1, whole genome shotgun sequence genome includes the window ttactcaggcccagaagctaggatatacacataataattggtagatttggatagaaaacactctaaagttcccaaaactgttaaaataatgtctgtgagtataacagaactgatatggcaggcgaaaacctgagaaaaatccatccaggaagtggaatTATTTTCATGTGCCTGTTTTTCAACTCAATGCctatagagcaggggtgtcaaactcattccacggagggcctagtgtctgcaggtttttggtttttcctttcaataaagccctagacaaccaggtgtggggagttcctaactaattagtgatgttaattcatcaatcaagtacaagggaggagcgaaaacccgcagacactcggccccccgtggaatgagtttgacacctgtgctatagagaatccaatgggttaggaatcagattgcagttcctatggcttccactagatgtcaacagtctttagacatggtttcaggcttttattttgaaaaacaaCGAGTAAACAGCCATTTtggtcagaggacagaggaaCTTTGCAGACCTGATTCGGCGCACCGTTTGTTATTTTTCTTTTCTATTGAAAAcggtattgtccggttgaaatattattgattataaaGACAATaaagataatcgcatggtatgctttcgccataaagcctttttgaaatctgacacagcggctggattaacaagaagttcatctttcagccgatgtataacacttgtatatttTATGAATGCTTATTATGTGTATtcctgtattttgaatttggcgctctgcaattttaccggatgttggccaggtgggacgctagcgtcccacataccctagagaggttaatcaATCAAGCTTTTGATAATTCTACATTGTACAATGTTTGAGTTGCTTCCCTTGGTAGTTTAACACATTACAATCCACTCTGAAAATGTGGGTGTGTCACACAAAACAACAAGGAGAAGTTGACTTACCTTTTTCCTTTGATACTTGGATCCTTACACCATTGCAAAATGCCCCATGGCCTTTTCTAGCTGTGTATAATGTTCCATCGAAGCAATGGTAGATCACTCCAAACTCAAGCTACATTTGAAAacaaatgaataataataatgagaATATTTTCAACTTGATAAATTCTGTTTACCCACATTTCTCATGCTTACCTCTTTCTTTACAGCGAAACCAATGCTAACTGCAACCATGGGGAAACTGAGAAAATCAAGTACATCATCAGTAAATCATCTTTGGTGATCGTATTCTATCGACGACTAAGCAttcatcttttatttttattaacagCTATGTTCTCTTGatttcaacatgtatagttccaAATCTCTAATCTGAGGAAATGGCTGTTGTGTATATATTTCTGCAGGAATCTGTATTGTACCTGTGAACAAAGTTGCAGGTCCCATCGATAGGGTCTATGATCCAGGAAGGGCTGTCTGTGAGGATGCATTTCTCCCCAGCTGCAGACGACTCCTCTCCAATGAACCTGTCAGGTCACAATTTACAGTGAGTGAGTACCTTGATTCACGTAAAAATAATGTATTTGCATACCCCATGGCTGTAAGGAAGCACCATTCACTACCACTCAGCAGTGTCAGAATGAGATGCCTAAATTCACTGGTGTGTTAAAATGCTTCAATTCACAAAGCAAAGTTAACTATTAGCTCACTACTTACAAGGAGATTATTTTTGATGATTCAGTTTACCATCACTCGCTTGTGAAGAGAGAAGCCAACGCTTACTATTTTTGACCCATTCCATTTAATTGTCTAGACAATTCCCCTCGATCCTATTTCTTCAAAATCCACAGATCTGAATGGACTGTAAAGGATGTTGTCAATATAGGGATGGCTACATGGCTGTGGCTTCACCTAGCCCTCCAATACTGCTAACACTTATTCAGTAAACACAGAGATCTTTCAGATCTGGAAACGCAGAGGGACTAGGTTAAGGGGCTAGCTAGGGGCCAAAATGGAACCACCCCTGTGTTGGGAAGATACCATTGGCATACCAGGTCAGTTGGAGTGCTCTTCGTGCTCACACTCTTCTCATGGGGGCAAgagaagtcactacagacaccctggttcgaatccaggctgtatcacaactggccgtgattgggtgtcACATatggcagtgcacaattggcccagcgtcgtctgggtttggccggtgtagcccgtcattgtaaataagaatttgttcttaacggacttgcctagttaaataaaggttagataTTTCGGGCGGAAGATACCATTGCGTACCTGTGTGAGGGGAACTTGTCCCTGAGGGTGGAGATGATGAGCTCTTCCACCTGCTGGTCTGCCTCCGTCACCAGGTCAGTTGGAGTGCTCTTCGTGCTCACACTCTTCTCATGTTTCACTGCCTCCTGTACTACCTGGAGGGAGCGGGAACAAGTAACATATAACACACACCACCAACATTCAAGACTGGGAATCAGGACTGTCTGTGACATACAGCACATGGGCTTTCCAAGTCATTTTTGAGGGTAATCCTGGTTTATACAGTATcaatagtgtaacgaccctgggtttataagcgcggaaatcgactctgccgcttgagcatgcttttgcggcacagtcgatagcgcgccggacctcgggctagaaggtcgagggttcgagacctgctccctgcctgtttcattacattggtgtcggaagtgatcggaccttgcatccacgacagtgcgtgtgcttggccggtgagcgcgttcctgtaagacgtagagtcgcaagctagcgcgaggacgcgctctttgaaaggagggagtagtgtaacgaccctgggtttataagcgcggaaatcgactctgccgcttgagcatgcttttgcggcacagtcgatagcgcgccggacctcgggctagaaggtcgagggttcgagacctgctccctgcctgtttcattacaatatattAAGGAATAGGCCTATTTTGAAGATTCTAATCTATGCAATAAGCTTTACTGGTCCCACTTTTTTAAACAGGTATCATATACGTAACAATGTGTACCTACACTGTAATTACATTGTATCTGTACCTATAACTGCAGTACCACAAAAACGTGGTCTTAGAGTCACTTCACATAAAGTGAGCCCAGTTATCTTGTCTACTGTTACAATGTCTGCCTGATTAAACAGGATAGGAAGATCGGCGTGGCAAGTTCTGCCAACCTCAATGTGTCAACACGGTGAGGCATAGCAGGTCATGAACATGCGCTGTGTCTAAAGTATAGCCCAAACGGACGTAAATTGAATAATACCGCCATCTGCCGGCCAATTGGGCTATCTAAGTAAAGTGCAATGGATAAACTTACAAGTATGCATCAGTGTGCTATGATAAATAGTCTGCACTGTATTGAAATGATTAAACACTTGTTGAAATACAGTGTTACCATGtaggtaaaaaaaagaaagatatatatatatatatatataataggtCTGTGGGGCAAAATAACCCCTGCAGGTCctcaatacaaaataaaaaataagttcttaactgacttgcctagttaaataaaggtatgtAGCCAGGTTAAATTTAGCCAGGTTCGAAATGTAGCCAGGTTAAAAACATTTTAGCCAGGTTTGCAAAAATATAAGATACCTACATTAAAAAAACGTTACAAAGAGCAACATAGAGACATCATGGAATTGATGGATTTCGGCGCCCTTGATTTACCTTGCCAGCTCTACATGCAACTTCTACAGCAACATCCATGCACTCCTGCCAGCACTTGTCGCTTTCCGATGTTGCCATTTTATAACGAGGAGCAGATGCTATTGTTTTTCCGTTTACATCAACTTATTCTAGACATCCAAGAGTCAGCAAATGATAAGCTATTATGTGGCTTGCGTGCGGTGTAGGCTACGGTCTCTGGTATGGTCCTGTAATGGCCGTTGTCCTCTGTCAACTTACTCGGTGCTGCAGACGGGTGCTCTCGCCTCCACTGTCCTGTTATTGAGTGGATTTGTGCGGCCTATATGTCCGACCTTCGATACAACAACATTTGTAAATAATGTACGATTCTACGTCGGATGCGAAGGGCCTTGATAGGCGCAAAACAAATCTCTAAAATAGTCCTGTCAACGCTGATGAAACATGACCTGTCTGTTCGGAACTAAATAAAAGCAACTCCATGTTATTGACAGCCATTGTCAACCTGTAGCCTATAAATAAATCCAATAAATAACATTTGGCGAGGAAAACTCTTGATTAAACAATATTGTATTTTACGTATTTAACTCAAGTTAGCTCGGCACGTGGAATGAAATATATTGCAGGTAACAACGATTTATCCAGAAGAGGATGCAAGACGCATTCTTCTCCAGTAATAACGAAAGAGATGCCGCAGTGAGAAAGGTAAGCGGAACTACCACTGCACCACGTGATCATGTCTGGCATGCTGTCGCCGCGGTCTCCAATGGCTGTCACTTGCAACACCCTTTTGCTAGAGGGCCTACAATTGTATACACGACCAAGAATGTATCCTAGCCTAGTAGACTGCATACATTTGTGCTAGAAGATCAAAGTGAGGTCTCTCAATGCATCGAAAATATTTAGtctatctacagtgcattcggaaagtattcggaccccttgacttttgttacattacagccttatttaaaaattgatcaatctacacacaataccccataatgacaaagaaaaaacagattTTTACGGAAATataccatttacataagtattcagaccctttactcagtactttgttgaagcactttacgcagtacagcctcgagtcttcttgggtatgatgctacaagcttggcacggctgtatttggggat containing:
- the LOC139531793 gene encoding inositol monophosphatase 2-like, producing the protein MATSESDKCWQECMDVAVEVACRAGKVVQEAVKHEKSVSTKSTPTDLVTEADQQVEELIISTLRDKFPSHRFIGEESSAAGEKCILTDSPSWIIDPIDGTCNFVHSFPMVAVSIGFAVKKELEFGVIYHCFDGTLYTARKGHGAFCNGVRIQVSKEKDVSKALILTEIGAKRDPATLNIFSGNIMKLLSAPTHGVRIIGSSTLALCLIATGAAEAYYQYGLHCWDIAAAAVIIREAGGVVIDTSGGPLDLMSRRVVAAGTHEMANYIVQQLQPISYERDDSDPGVQQ